The window ATGGGACCTAGGAAAGGCAACCGGCAGGTGGGGGTGCTGCCTCGGTGCAGCCGGCTCGAACTGGTGAAAGTTTGCTGCCAAACCCCTCCTGGGATCTGAGCACCTTCAAAATTTGCCCGACTCTTTAATGGGGACTTGGTGCAACAACCTCATTCCCCAGGTGGTCTGGGAAAAGCGGCAAGGTAAGGTGGACAGCTTTATTAGGGACCCAGCAGCCCCTGGAAAGGAAGGTCCCTGGGTCCTGAAACCCCCATCCCGTCCCTCGGATGCACCGGCCGCTAAGACCGCACCTCAGCCTCCTTTACTGGGCCCTCGGCCCACCGACGGTCTCTTCCTACGGTCCACCTGTCCGTCCATCCGCGCCACTGACGCTGTCCATCAGGCCGGCGGTCCACCATCACTTGGCCGGCACCTCGGCGATGTCCTGCCCGGCCACCCCGGGGCCAGGACGCGGGGGTCAGCGCTGGGGGGAGGCGGGGCCGCGGGGCGGGCTGCGACGGAAGGGCGAGTCCGGCTCCGGGCCGTGACCGCGCCGTAGGCGTCCGGCGCCCCAGGGCACGCAGCCACCCAGGCCGAGCGCCGAGGCGAGCAGCGCTGGCGGGCGGGCGCGGCGACCCCGGCGCGGGCCCTTCTTGAGGCGCGGTCCGTGCGCTGCCAGGTAGAGCTCGGCCTGGGCCACGCCACCGCCCAGGCGGCCCAGGCTCTCGGCTCGGTGCGCCAGCCGGAGCTCGGCCGCCAGGAAGACGCGGTGCAGCTGCAGCACGCGGCTCTCCAGCTCCGACACCAGGCGCCGGCGGCCCTCCACCTCCAGCAGCCGCCGCCGCGCTTCGGCCAGCTCTAGCGCGCGGCTCCCGGTCCCCGCCGCCGCGCCGGGGCCGCCGCCCGCGCCCCCTGCCGGCCCGGTGCCCCCCGCTCCCCCGCTAGCGCCCTGACGCCAGCGCCGCAGCTCCTGCCCCTCGGCTG of the Tamandua tetradactyla isolate mTamTet1 chromosome 2, mTamTet1.pri, whole genome shotgun sequence genome contains:
- the TRNP1 gene encoding TMF-regulated nuclear protein 1, with the translated sequence MPGCRISACGPGAQEGTAEPGSPPPPREPQPSPQPPPPTPTLTPTPAQASPLPEEAAAEGQELRRWRQGASGGAGGTGPAGGAGGGPGAAAGTGSRALELAEARRRLLEVEGRRRLVSELESRVLQLHRVFLAAELRLAHRAESLGRLGGGVAQAELYLAAHGPRLKKGPRRGRRARPPALLASALGLGGCVPWGAGRLRRGHGPEPDSPFRRSPPRGPASPQR